In Myxococcus stipitatus, the following are encoded in one genomic region:
- a CDS encoding TAT-variant-translocated molybdopterin oxidoreductase, producing MPPLKDRHPLPLWSGSSDEPWRSLEERRSGATCSAVEEEFPPGASRPPEGLSRRALLELAAFGSAAAGLSGCFRQPPEPLMPYSRPPPEVTPGVPLHFATGLVLDGYARGLVVRSDEGRPTKVEGNPLHPESLGAAGAHEQAALVGLVDPHRARLVRHGGERATRVALFERLRELARRTDQGAGLRFLVEPTASPLWARAFARVLERYPRARVVPFSATDIGAAREGARLASGRSLLSLPRFQAARVVVSLDGDFLSNLPGSLRAAREFTAARMPPDLNRLWVVESHLSVTGAFCDQRLRARPSRVPWLARALAVEVGRVLGRADLVALEEGSVALSDVERRWVTAAAKDLASRRGGALVVVGARQPAAVHALAHLLNDVLGAEGHTVSWVDETRSPAPDAGALPALVEEMRAGVVDTLLITAWNPVYRAPVDVPFTEALGRVRDTVYCTLHDDETSAACAWSVPATHPFESWSDAGAPDGTVTLLQPLIAPLVEEAVSPLECVSFFSGELAASSHEQLQALWRERSGGAGRFQEQWEGWLAEGVVSGTRLPEVRVRVEAAPVLAAVRALAPPSEDGLELQLITDAKVHDGRFGTNPWLQELPDPMTKMTWDNAALVSPATASRLGLERGARVRLELRGRALEAPVLVVPGQADDTVTVPLGYGLTRGSPVASGVGVNAYALRFQDAPWSARGLMLTRIAGHHDFALTQEHWRMEGRPLALQTTRSEFESYREKLLTRLQEPQEHLYPPRPGTQTPPHRWGMAIDLHRCTGCGACVVACQAENSIPTVGKDQVRRGREMHWLRIDRYFLGGEDDPGVVTQPLMCVHCEYAPCEYVCPVAATVHSDEGLNQMVYNRCIGTRYCSNNCPYKVRRFNYLDYTGGDSRARMYRNPEVTVRSRGVMEKCTYCVQRIEAARITARVEGRSIRPGDVDTACAQTCPTRAIAFGDLDHAEAEVSRLHRDVRHYALLNQLGTRPRTVHLVRLKNPSEERA from the coding sequence ATGCCACCGCTGAAGGACCGCCATCCCCTGCCGCTGTGGTCTGGGTCGTCGGACGAGCCGTGGCGGAGCCTCGAGGAGCGGCGCTCGGGGGCGACGTGTTCTGCGGTGGAGGAGGAGTTCCCACCGGGAGCTTCGCGTCCTCCGGAAGGTCTCTCGCGCCGGGCCTTGTTGGAGCTGGCCGCCTTCGGCTCGGCGGCGGCGGGGCTGTCCGGGTGTTTCCGTCAGCCGCCCGAACCGTTGATGCCCTACTCGCGGCCTCCTCCCGAGGTGACGCCCGGCGTGCCGCTCCACTTCGCCACGGGCCTGGTCCTGGATGGCTATGCACGAGGGCTCGTCGTGCGCAGCGATGAAGGGCGCCCGACGAAGGTGGAGGGCAATCCACTCCATCCGGAGAGCCTCGGCGCGGCGGGGGCTCACGAGCAGGCCGCGTTGGTGGGGCTGGTGGACCCTCATCGTGCGCGCCTCGTGCGCCATGGAGGCGAACGCGCGACACGGGTGGCGCTCTTCGAGCGGCTGCGCGAGCTGGCGCGGCGGACGGACCAGGGCGCGGGGCTTCGCTTTCTGGTGGAGCCCACGGCTTCGCCCTTGTGGGCGCGTGCGTTCGCGCGTGTGTTGGAGCGCTACCCGCGTGCGCGGGTGGTGCCTTTCAGTGCCACCGACATCGGGGCGGCGCGGGAGGGCGCGCGTCTGGCTTCGGGCCGCTCCTTGTTGTCACTGCCCCGGTTCCAGGCCGCGCGAGTGGTGGTGTCGCTGGATGGCGACTTCCTCTCCAACCTGCCTGGGAGCCTGCGCGCGGCGCGTGAGTTCACCGCGGCCCGGATGCCGCCGGACCTCAACCGGCTGTGGGTGGTGGAGAGCCACCTCTCCGTGACGGGGGCCTTCTGCGACCAGCGGCTCCGGGCCCGGCCTTCACGGGTGCCGTGGCTGGCGCGTGCGCTGGCGGTCGAGGTGGGGCGGGTCCTCGGCCGGGCGGACCTGGTGGCGTTGGAGGAGGGCTCGGTGGCGCTGAGCGACGTCGAGCGGCGCTGGGTCACGGCGGCGGCGAAGGACCTGGCGTCGCGGCGGGGTGGAGCGCTGGTGGTCGTGGGGGCTCGGCAGCCCGCGGCGGTGCACGCACTCGCGCACCTGCTCAACGACGTGCTCGGCGCGGAGGGGCACACCGTGTCGTGGGTGGATGAGACCCGAAGCCCCGCTCCGGATGCGGGCGCGCTGCCCGCGCTCGTCGAGGAGATGCGCGCCGGCGTGGTGGATACGCTGCTCATCACCGCCTGGAACCCCGTCTACCGGGCGCCCGTGGACGTGCCATTCACGGAGGCGCTGGGACGCGTGCGCGATACCGTCTACTGCACGCTCCATGACGACGAGACCTCCGCCGCGTGCGCGTGGAGTGTCCCCGCCACCCATCCCTTCGAGTCCTGGTCTGACGCGGGGGCTCCGGATGGCACCGTCACGCTGCTTCAACCGCTCATCGCTCCGCTGGTGGAGGAGGCGGTGTCGCCGCTGGAGTGTGTCTCGTTCTTCTCGGGTGAGTTGGCGGCCTCGTCCCACGAGCAGCTCCAGGCGCTCTGGCGGGAGCGGAGCGGCGGGGCGGGCCGCTTCCAGGAGCAATGGGAAGGCTGGCTCGCGGAGGGGGTGGTGTCCGGCACCCGGCTGCCCGAGGTGCGAGTTCGAGTGGAGGCCGCTCCGGTGCTCGCCGCGGTGCGCGCGCTGGCGCCTCCGTCGGAGGACGGGCTCGAGCTCCAGCTCATCACGGACGCCAAGGTCCACGATGGCCGGTTTGGAACCAATCCCTGGCTCCAGGAGTTGCCGGACCCCATGACCAAGATGACGTGGGACAACGCCGCGCTGGTGAGCCCCGCCACGGCGTCGCGGCTGGGATTGGAGCGCGGAGCCCGCGTGCGGTTGGAGCTTCGAGGCCGGGCGTTGGAGGCGCCCGTGCTGGTGGTGCCCGGTCAGGCCGATGACACCGTCACGGTGCCGCTGGGGTACGGGCTCACGCGGGGAAGTCCCGTGGCGAGCGGGGTCGGCGTCAACGCGTATGCCCTGCGCTTCCAAGACGCACCCTGGTCGGCGCGAGGGTTGATGCTCACGCGCATCGCGGGGCACCACGACTTCGCGCTCACGCAGGAGCACTGGCGCATGGAGGGCAGACCCCTGGCCCTCCAGACGACGCGGTCTGAGTTCGAGTCTTATCGCGAGAAGCTGCTCACCAGGCTCCAGGAGCCTCAGGAACACCTGTACCCGCCTCGGCCAGGGACTCAGACGCCGCCGCACCGCTGGGGGATGGCCATCGACCTGCATCGCTGCACGGGGTGCGGTGCGTGCGTGGTGGCCTGCCAGGCGGAGAACAGCATCCCCACCGTGGGGAAGGACCAGGTGCGGCGTGGCCGGGAGATGCACTGGCTGCGCATCGACCGGTACTTCCTCGGCGGTGAAGACGACCCTGGTGTCGTCACCCAGCCCTTGATGTGTGTGCACTGCGAATACGCGCCTTGCGAGTACGTGTGCCCCGTGGCGGCCACGGTCCACTCGGACGAGGGGCTCAACCAGATGGTCTACAACCGCTGCATCGGCACGCGGTACTGCTCCAACAACTGCCCCTACAAGGTCCGCCGCTTCAACTACCTGGACTACACGGGCGGCGACTCGCGGGCCCGGATGTATCGCAACCCCGAGGTGACGGTGCGCTCGCGCGGGGTGATGGAGAAGTGCACGTACTGCGTGCAGCGCATCGAGGCGGCGCGCATCACCGCCCGCGTCGAGGGCCGGAGCATCCGTCCCGGTGACGTGGACACGGCCTGCGCGCAGACGTGTCCCACGCGGGCCATCGCGTTCGGGGACCTGGACCACGCGGAGGCGGAGGTGTCTCGGCTCCATCGGGACGTGCGCCACTACGCGCTCTTGAATCAACTGGGCACGCGTCCTCGCACGGTGCATCTGGTCCGGTTGAAGAACCCCTCGGAGGAGCGGGCATGA
- a CDS encoding DUF3341 domain-containing protein, whose translation MTRWLLGEFRGPERMLHAARGLRARGFTRMDALTPIPVEEVDEVLELPASRLPLLALVTGVGGAAGAYLVQWFTQAVDWPLDVGGRPFHSGPVFIPIAFESAVLAAAGALFLGVLVACGLPRVTHPFLGVEAFRSASVDGFWVAVVVEDDAREAEAREVLHELGAEHVSRVEEGT comes from the coding sequence GTGACGCGCTGGCTGCTGGGAGAGTTCCGCGGCCCGGAGCGCATGCTGCACGCGGCGCGTGGGCTTCGGGCTCGGGGCTTCACGCGGATGGACGCGCTGACGCCCATTCCGGTGGAGGAGGTGGACGAGGTGCTGGAGTTGCCGGCATCGCGGCTGCCCTTGCTGGCGTTGGTGACGGGAGTGGGCGGCGCGGCGGGGGCGTATCTGGTGCAGTGGTTCACCCAGGCGGTGGACTGGCCCCTCGACGTGGGCGGGAGGCCGTTTCACAGCGGACCCGTGTTCATCCCCATCGCCTTCGAGTCGGCCGTGCTGGCCGCGGCGGGGGCCCTCTTCCTGGGCGTGCTGGTTGCGTGCGGATTGCCCCGGGTGACGCATCCGTTCCTGGGGGTGGAGGCCTTTCGAAGCGCCAGCGTGGATGGCTTCTGGGTGGCCGTGGTGGTGGAGGACGACGCGAGGGAGGCCGAGGCGCGCGAGGTGCTTCACGAGCTGGGGGCCGAGCACGTGTCGCGCGTGGAGGAGGGGACATGA
- a CDS encoding cytochrome C oxidase subunit IV family protein → MAGTRGGSHQHGIGHVLVVGVALWFFTTLTWGLSFTSLHQTAWGMVVALAIASVKVGLIAFFFMHLSERQGGPRLVFATAFVFVVILVGMVLLEARARAKPSLPPGPFRPLVLPGQDTGEPRAAPPRERLP, encoded by the coding sequence ATGGCTGGGACGCGAGGCGGAAGCCATCAGCACGGCATCGGGCACGTGCTGGTCGTGGGCGTGGCGCTGTGGTTCTTCACCACGTTGACGTGGGGGTTGTCCTTCACGAGCCTGCATCAGACGGCCTGGGGGATGGTGGTGGCGTTGGCCATCGCCTCGGTCAAGGTGGGGCTCATCGCCTTCTTCTTCATGCACCTGTCGGAGCGGCAGGGCGGGCCCCGGCTGGTGTTCGCCACGGCGTTTGTCTTCGTCGTCATCCTCGTGGGGATGGTGTTGCTGGAGGCGAGGGCGCGCGCGAAGCCCTCGCTGCCGCCAGGGCCCTTCCGTCCGCTCGTGTTGCCGGGACAGGACACCGGTGAACCCCGGGCGGCGCCACCCCGCGAGCGGCTGCCCTGA
- a CDS encoding cytochrome c, producing the protein MRARELRGLLVAPLMAACVDREPMEVQARDMAYGVDPDFADERAMRPAVPGALSQEWHRRRASLIPSRFPDGGLSAPEHFPLRMSRGLVDQGRGHFETWCSPCHGLLGDGQSRVARNMRLRPPPALYGPLHAHTPPRNALEVDGGMGGRPGSTGWEVLPHPPGFYFDVITHGYGLMPSYADALPPEDAWAVVAWLRVLAYSQQAPLSAAPDEVQAALRQATGQGGAP; encoded by the coding sequence ATGAGGGCGCGCGAGCTGAGGGGGCTCCTGGTCGCGCCGCTCATGGCGGCGTGTGTGGACCGGGAGCCCATGGAGGTCCAGGCGCGTGACATGGCTTATGGGGTGGACCCGGACTTCGCGGACGAGCGCGCCATGCGGCCAGCGGTGCCGGGGGCGTTGTCGCAGGAGTGGCATCGCCGGCGGGCGAGCCTGATTCCCTCGCGGTTTCCGGATGGGGGCTTGAGCGCGCCGGAGCACTTCCCGTTGCGCATGAGCCGAGGGCTGGTCGACCAGGGGCGGGGCCACTTCGAGACGTGGTGCTCGCCCTGTCATGGCCTGCTGGGGGATGGCCAGAGCCGCGTCGCGAGGAACATGCGGCTGCGTCCTCCGCCCGCGCTGTACGGGCCGCTGCACGCCCACACTCCGCCGCGCAACGCCTTGGAGGTGGATGGGGGGATGGGAGGGCGGCCCGGCTCCACGGGGTGGGAGGTGTTGCCGCATCCACCGGGCTTCTATTTCGACGTCATCACGCACGGGTACGGGTTGATGCCGTCGTATGCGGACGCGCTGCCGCCCGAGGATGCCTGGGCCGTGGTGGCGTGGCTGCGAGTCCTGGCCTACAGCCAGCAGGCTCCGTTGTCGGCCGCGCCGGACGAGGTGCAAGCGGCGCTGCGTCAGGCCACCGGGCAGGGAGGGGCGCCATGA
- a CDS encoding cbb3-type cytochrome c oxidase subunit I: MSSAADAEPAVPAEDYLHAERGPWSWLTTHDHKRIGVMFLASLLLMFLLGGGYALALRMELLTPGETVMGRLAYNRAFTLHGVIMVWLFLIPSIPSSFGNFLLPLMVGARDVAFPRLNLASFYLYVLGAVMTLWAILQGGVDTGWTFYTPFSTATGTDVLPVLLGVFVVGFSTIFTGLNFIATVHTMRAPGMGWMRLPLFVWAIYGTAIIQVLATPVLGMVLVLVALERVAGVGFFDPARGGDPLLYQHLFWFYSHPAVYIMILPGMGVISEMVPAFSRKNPFSYRVLVWSTAGIAFVGFLTWGHHMFVSGQSTFGSGAFSILSMLVAIFTALKIFTWLSTMYRGSIWVNAPFTYVLGFIFLLFFGGMSGVAVAVTSTDIHWHDTYFVVAHFHFIMVGASLMAFLGALHYWFPKMFGRRYPESLGVGAAVLIIFGFIATFLPQFLLGNMGMPRRYADYPEHFQPLHVASTAGASLLGFGFVIVAVYLGWSLRHGAVAGRDPWGSRGYEWLSDSPPPEFNFHEPPTFPDRPHDYAEREDRPEVGHAL; encoded by the coding sequence ATGAGCAGCGCCGCGGACGCTGAGCCCGCCGTGCCGGCGGAGGACTATCTCCACGCGGAGCGAGGACCCTGGTCCTGGCTCACGACGCACGACCACAAGCGCATCGGGGTGATGTTCCTGGCGTCACTGCTGCTCATGTTCCTCCTGGGCGGCGGCTACGCGCTCGCGCTGCGGATGGAGCTGCTCACGCCGGGGGAAACGGTGATGGGCCGGCTCGCCTACAACCGCGCCTTCACCCTCCACGGCGTCATCATGGTGTGGCTGTTCCTCATCCCTTCCATCCCGTCTTCCTTCGGCAACTTCCTGTTGCCGCTGATGGTGGGGGCGCGGGACGTGGCCTTTCCCCGGCTCAACCTGGCCAGCTTCTACCTGTACGTGCTGGGCGCGGTGATGACCCTCTGGGCCATCCTCCAGGGCGGCGTGGACACGGGCTGGACGTTCTACACGCCCTTCAGCACCGCCACCGGAACCGACGTGCTGCCCGTGCTCTTGGGGGTGTTCGTGGTGGGCTTCTCCACCATCTTCACGGGCCTGAACTTCATCGCCACCGTGCACACGATGCGCGCGCCCGGGATGGGGTGGATGCGCCTGCCGCTCTTCGTGTGGGCCATCTACGGCACCGCCATCATCCAGGTGCTCGCCACGCCCGTGCTCGGCATGGTGCTGGTGCTGGTGGCGTTGGAGCGGGTGGCGGGCGTGGGCTTCTTCGACCCGGCGCGAGGCGGAGACCCGCTGCTGTACCAGCACCTGTTCTGGTTCTACAGCCACCCGGCCGTCTACATCATGATTCTCCCCGGCATGGGCGTCATCAGCGAGATGGTGCCCGCCTTCAGCCGGAAGAACCCCTTCAGCTATCGCGTGCTGGTGTGGAGCACCGCGGGCATCGCCTTCGTGGGCTTCCTCACCTGGGGCCACCACATGTTCGTGTCGGGCCAGTCCACGTTCGGCTCGGGGGCGTTCAGCATCCTGTCGATGCTGGTGGCCATCTTCACGGCGCTGAAGATATTCACCTGGTTGAGCACGATGTATCGCGGGAGCATCTGGGTGAACGCGCCGTTCACCTACGTGCTCGGCTTCATCTTCCTGCTCTTCTTCGGGGGGATGAGCGGGGTGGCGGTGGCCGTCACGTCCACGGACATCCACTGGCATGACACGTACTTCGTCGTGGCGCACTTCCACTTCATCATGGTGGGGGCGTCGCTGATGGCGTTCCTGGGCGCGCTGCACTACTGGTTCCCGAAGATGTTCGGCCGGCGCTACCCCGAGTCGCTCGGAGTCGGGGCCGCGGTGCTCATCATCTTCGGCTTCATCGCCACGTTCCTGCCGCAGTTCCTCCTGGGGAACATGGGCATGCCGCGCCGCTACGCGGACTATCCCGAGCACTTCCAGCCGCTTCACGTCGCGTCCACGGCGGGGGCCTCGCTGCTGGGGTTCGGGTTCGTCATCGTCGCCGTCTATCTGGGCTGGTCGCTGCGCCATGGCGCGGTGGCGGGGAGGGACCCGTGGGGGAGCCGGGGCTACGAGTGGCTCAGCGACTCACCGCCGCCGGAGTTCAACTTCCACGAGCCCCCCACGTTCCCCGACCGGCCTCACGACTACGCCGAGCGCGAAGACAGGCCGGAGGTGGGGCATGCCCTCTGA
- a CDS encoding cytochrome c oxidase subunit 3, which translates to MPSDSTQRPVVTQALHFGAEAARQDAAHMGMWVFLASEVMLFTGLFTAYALYRLAYPEVFLHGREHMEVTLGTVNTYVLITSSVFVALGIAFIRRGREWGAGMWFAGAVLLGLTFLTIKGVEYAHHIRDGALPGAHYDFDGFAVPGANLYFTLYWVMTGVHAVHVAVGVSVLSVLVFRTFGGAFGVAYHTPLELGGMYWHLVDLIWLFLWPLLYLV; encoded by the coding sequence ATGCCCTCTGATTCCACCCAGAGGCCCGTGGTGACCCAGGCGCTGCACTTCGGCGCGGAGGCCGCGCGCCAGGACGCGGCGCACATGGGGATGTGGGTCTTCCTCGCGTCGGAGGTGATGCTCTTCACCGGGCTCTTCACCGCGTATGCGCTCTACCGGCTGGCGTATCCGGAGGTCTTCCTCCACGGACGCGAGCACATGGAGGTGACGCTGGGGACGGTGAACACCTACGTCCTCATCACCAGCAGCGTCTTCGTCGCGCTGGGAATCGCCTTCATCCGGCGCGGCAGGGAGTGGGGCGCGGGGATGTGGTTCGCGGGCGCGGTGCTGCTGGGCCTGACGTTCCTCACCATCAAGGGCGTGGAGTACGCCCACCACATCCGGGATGGTGCCCTGCCTGGCGCGCACTACGACTTCGACGGGTTCGCCGTCCCCGGCGCCAACCTGTACTTCACCCTCTACTGGGTGATGACGGGGGTCCACGCGGTGCACGTGGCGGTGGGCGTGAGCGTGCTGTCGGTGCTGGTCTTCCGGACGTTCGGGGGCGCCTTCGGAGTCGCGTACCACACACCCTTGGAGCTGGGCGGGATGTACTGGCACCTGGTGGACCTCATCTGGTTGTTCCTGTGGCCCCTGCTGTACCTGGTGTGA
- the coxB gene encoding cytochrome c oxidase subunit II, whose translation MNELLRRMLFLPEQGSTLASRVDHMHYFIVLTTLLVGTGIGLTGLVFLVRYRRRGDHTVTPRIEAPNWLEALYISIPLSLFLLWGALGYRDYVWARTPPEGALDVYVSAKQWMWKFSYPEGIGGVGVLYVPAGRPVRLLITSRDVIHSFFVPAFRLKMDALPGRYTEAWFEAVRPGRYQVLCAELCGLDHSLMRAEVVVLAPGEFEEWRARQQALPPVAAGESSEVLLREDLATPLVEQGRAVAVREGCFKCHTVDGTPHIGPTWRGLYLREEPLTGGGHIRADVAYLTESMMDPEAKVVAGFQPVMPSFQGRLNAAEVASLVEFIQSLRPERPVPPAAKEPLYEQRRGR comes from the coding sequence ATGAATGAGCTGCTGCGGCGCATGCTCTTCCTCCCGGAGCAGGGCTCCACGCTCGCCTCGCGCGTGGACCACATGCACTACTTCATCGTCCTCACCACGTTGTTGGTGGGGACGGGAATCGGCCTCACGGGGCTCGTCTTCCTGGTGCGCTACCGCCGCCGGGGAGACCACACCGTGACGCCCCGAATCGAGGCCCCCAACTGGCTGGAGGCCCTCTACATCAGCATCCCCTTGTCCCTGTTCCTCTTGTGGGGAGCGCTGGGGTACCGGGACTATGTGTGGGCGCGCACGCCGCCGGAGGGGGCGCTGGATGTCTACGTCTCCGCCAAGCAGTGGATGTGGAAGTTCTCCTATCCCGAAGGCATCGGTGGCGTGGGCGTCCTCTACGTGCCCGCGGGCCGCCCGGTGCGCCTGCTCATCACCTCGCGCGATGTCATCCACTCCTTCTTCGTGCCCGCGTTCCGGCTGAAGATGGACGCGCTGCCCGGACGCTACACCGAGGCGTGGTTCGAGGCCGTGCGCCCCGGGCGCTACCAGGTGCTGTGCGCGGAGCTCTGTGGGCTGGACCACTCGTTGATGCGCGCCGAAGTCGTCGTGCTGGCCCCGGGCGAGTTCGAGGAGTGGCGAGCCCGGCAGCAGGCCCTGCCACCCGTGGCGGCCGGCGAGTCGTCGGAGGTCTTGCTCCGAGAGGACCTCGCGACACCGCTGGTCGAGCAGGGCCGCGCGGTGGCCGTCCGCGAGGGCTGCTTCAAATGCCACACCGTGGATGGCACACCGCACATCGGCCCCACGTGGCGGGGGCTGTACCTGCGCGAGGAGCCCCTCACGGGCGGAGGACACATCCGCGCGGACGTCGCCTACCTCACCGAGTCGATGATGGACCCGGAGGCGAAGGTGGTGGCCGGCTTCCAACCGGTGATGCCCTCGTTCCAGGGGCGGCTGAACGCGGCGGAGGTGGCGTCGCTCGTCGAGTTCATCCAGTCATTGAGGCCGGAGCGCCCGGTGCCTCCCGCCGCGAAGGAGCCTCTCTATGAGCAGCGCCGCGGACGCTGA
- a CDS encoding SDR family oxidoreductase — protein sequence MADHGIRGKTVLIAGGAKNLGGLLARDLAAQGAKAVVIHYNSAKTKKDADETVAAVSAAGAKAIALQADLRTAGAVEKLFKDAVAAVGRPDIAINTVGKVLKKPLAETTEAEFDEMSAVNSKAAFFFLKEAGRHVNDHGKICTLVTSLLGAFTPFYASYAGMKAPVEHFTRAASKEFGERGISVTAIGPGPMDTPFFYPAEGADAVAYHKTAAALSKFTKTGLTDIADIVPFIRFLVSEGWWMTGQTILVNGGYTTK from the coding sequence ATGGCTGACCACGGCATCCGGGGCAAGACCGTCCTCATCGCGGGAGGCGCGAAGAATCTGGGGGGCTTGCTGGCTCGCGACCTCGCGGCACAGGGCGCGAAGGCGGTGGTGATTCACTACAACAGCGCCAAGACGAAGAAGGACGCGGATGAGACGGTCGCCGCGGTGTCCGCCGCGGGAGCCAAGGCCATCGCGCTCCAGGCGGACCTGAGGACCGCGGGGGCGGTGGAGAAGTTGTTCAAGGACGCGGTCGCCGCCGTGGGCAGGCCCGACATCGCCATCAACACCGTGGGCAAGGTGCTGAAGAAGCCGCTGGCGGAGACGACGGAGGCCGAGTTCGACGAGATGAGCGCGGTGAACTCCAAGGCCGCCTTCTTCTTCCTCAAGGAGGCGGGGCGGCACGTCAATGACCACGGGAAGATTTGTACCCTGGTGACGTCGCTGCTGGGGGCCTTCACGCCCTTCTATGCTTCGTATGCGGGCATGAAGGCGCCGGTGGAGCACTTCACCCGCGCGGCCTCCAAGGAGTTCGGCGAGCGGGGCATCTCCGTGACGGCCATTGGCCCGGGGCCCATGGACACGCCGTTCTTCTATCCGGCGGAGGGCGCGGACGCGGTCGCCTACCACAAGACGGCGGCGGCCCTCTCCAAGTTCACCAAGACGGGCCTCACGGACATCGCGGACATCGTCCCCTTCATCCGGTTCCTCGTCTCGGAGGGGTGGTGGATGACGGGACAGACCATCCTGGTCAACGGGGGCTACACCACGAAGTAG
- the nrfD gene encoding NrfD/PsrC family molybdoenzyme membrane anchor subunit yields the protein MSEPAPRAPVLEDPLVEHPLLEGRSSDAALGESLLRPVLRPAGWGWWALVGVCSALTLLLCVAIAVTLLEGVGTWGNNIPVAWAFGIINFVWWIGIGHAGTLISAILLLFGEKWRSSVNRMAEAMTLFAVACAGLFPLLHLGRPWKFYYLVPYPSTLRLWPQFRSPLTWDIVAVSTYLTVSVLFWYVGMLPDLATARDTARQTWKRRAWGLLALGWRGSARHWLRWRTGYLLLAGLATPLVVSVHTIVSFDFAVAQLPGWHTTVFPPYFVAGAIFSGLGMVLTLLLPARRVLQLHHVVTDAHLDALARMLLVSGLFVAYGYAQEHFFGWYSGNAEEMHAMSILRTGAYAPGFWLVVACNVLVPQVFWSARMRTSPGVLWAAALLVNVGMWTERFLIIVASLSEDFLPSSWRHYAPTWVDLSLLSGTVGFFGLGFLLFLKLLPPVPISEVKQLQREVEESEAFAREVAAQAGAPGGGR from the coding sequence ATGAGCGAGCCCGCCCCCAGGGCACCGGTGTTGGAGGACCCGCTCGTCGAGCATCCGCTCCTCGAGGGGCGCTCGTCGGACGCGGCCTTGGGAGAGTCGCTGCTGCGGCCCGTGCTGCGCCCGGCGGGGTGGGGGTGGTGGGCGCTGGTGGGGGTGTGCTCGGCGTTGACGCTGTTGTTGTGCGTGGCCATCGCGGTGACGCTGCTCGAGGGCGTGGGGACGTGGGGCAACAACATCCCGGTGGCGTGGGCCTTCGGCATCATCAACTTCGTGTGGTGGATTGGGATTGGCCACGCGGGCACGCTCATCTCCGCCATCCTGCTGCTGTTTGGCGAGAAGTGGCGCAGCTCCGTCAACCGCATGGCGGAGGCGATGACGTTGTTCGCCGTGGCGTGCGCGGGCCTCTTTCCGCTGCTGCACCTGGGGCGGCCGTGGAAGTTCTACTACCTGGTGCCGTATCCCAGCACGCTGCGCCTCTGGCCGCAGTTCCGCTCGCCGCTCACGTGGGACATCGTGGCTGTCTCCACGTACCTCACGGTCTCCGTGCTGTTCTGGTACGTGGGCATGTTGCCGGACCTGGCCACCGCGCGAGACACGGCCCGGCAGACGTGGAAGCGGCGCGCGTGGGGGCTGCTGGCGCTGGGATGGCGAGGCAGCGCGCGGCACTGGCTGCGCTGGAGGACGGGCTACCTGCTGCTTGCGGGACTGGCCACGCCGCTGGTGGTGTCGGTGCACACCATCGTCTCGTTCGACTTCGCGGTGGCCCAGCTTCCGGGATGGCACACCACCGTCTTCCCACCGTACTTCGTGGCGGGCGCCATCTTCTCCGGGCTGGGCATGGTGCTGACGCTGCTATTGCCCGCGCGGCGGGTGCTCCAGCTGCATCACGTGGTGACGGATGCGCACCTGGACGCGCTCGCGCGGATGTTGTTGGTCTCCGGCCTGTTCGTGGCCTACGGCTACGCGCAGGAGCACTTCTTCGGTTGGTACAGCGGCAACGCGGAGGAGATGCACGCGATGTCCATCCTGCGCACCGGGGCCTATGCGCCAGGGTTCTGGCTGGTCGTCGCCTGCAACGTGCTGGTGCCGCAGGTGTTCTGGAGCGCGAGGATGAGGACCTCGCCCGGGGTGCTGTGGGCGGCGGCGCTGCTCGTCAACGTGGGCATGTGGACGGAGCGCTTCCTCATCATCGTGGCGTCGCTGAGCGAGGACTTCCTGCCCAGCAGCTGGCGGCACTACGCGCCCACGTGGGTGGACCTGTCCCTGCTGTCCGGCACGGTGGGCTTCTTCGGGCTGGGCTTCCTGCTGTTCCTCAAGTTGTTGCCGCCGGTCCCCATCAGCGAGGTGAAGCAGCTCCAGCGCGAAGTGGAGGAGTCGGAGGCGTTCGCCCGCGAGGTGGCGGCCCAGGCCGGGGCCCCGGGAGGTGGACGGTGA